The following proteins are encoded in a genomic region of Montipora foliosa isolate CH-2021 chromosome 8, ASM3666993v2, whole genome shotgun sequence:
- the LOC137968362 gene encoding uncharacterized protein → MKAVCQECQRKGHLSYLPALRSCESCLEESVQCRKVAVLAVVTDCEECNKQALLEIQKMSENNTMPPELLLLTPLPDVVHIGKSLKCSWSNWFIDLNGQMSNLVLIRTLRDSTDSDVRKPLRKMLTLECVRNKDRMAVEPIVRLSRPEVIEVLSKVSLVVHTLVPEKYRFWASNQKGVCCHPVAICPGPLGSVLALDYDFDTSCSRLLKIRLHQPADVAELQNGLKDSRDLCFSRGVAYIAERGNACIRFEDLNGKVRLNPNSLRSRADLERTLTDYNLSIEGTVPTLRNRLSQHLLQLEARVTKNMLQTDVPLSMPAAVCVASDDLLLCADDGHRVVYQIQLERNGVTINGKLRKLIGYPEGIHRLESLTLSDSSVVYSAAAKSPHCNGGLYCFDIESSEVTNVLGNMTDNCREIKKVARFKETLVFTDVGCRQVKRYNPTTKEVETLAGDGCEGAQDGTEKSCSFVQVHGVCSVSDSVFTTDAAAGKIKLLTGLSGTTDFLKHLGILYDTFGITCKAATSQPITPEQVIQNLNTVDGYIKATVMNVKETNNLKENSTTNGPQGTVSQKTQTSIELLLNGVKSLVSKVTVVNPSYKDTIDWKTLLTTIVENLLAVSHFKHETFDVLQYATDFGTI, encoded by the coding sequence ATGAAAGCTGTGTGTCAAGAATGCCAACGGAAGGGTCATTTATCTTATCTACCTGCACTCAGAAGCTGCGAATCCTGCCTAGAGGAGTCGGTGCAATGTCGAAAAGTTGCAGTCCTGGCTGTTGTTACAGACTGTGAAGAGTGCAATAAGCAGGCCCTTCTAGAAATCCAAAAGATgtctgaaaacaacacaatgccGCCGGAACTTCTCCTGCTGACGCCACTTCCTGACGTTGTTCACATCGGCAAAAGTCTCAAATGCAGCTGGTCGAACTGGTTCATAGATCTGAATGGACAAATGTCTAATCTAGTATTAATCCGCACATTAAGAGACTCGACAGATTCGGATGTCCGCAAACCGCTAAGAAAAATGCTCACCTTGGAATGCGTACGAAATAAAGATAGGATGGCAGTGGAACCAATAGTGCGACTTTCCAGGCCTGAGGTGATAGAAGTGTTGAGTAAGGTGTCGCTTGTGGTACACACTCTGGTTCCGGAAAAGTATAGATTTTGGGCCTCGAATCAAAAAGGGGTTTGTTGCCATCCTGTTGCCATCTGCCCGGGACCTCTTGGTAGTGTTTTGGCCCTGGATTACGACTTTGACACCTCTTGCTCTCGCCTGCTCAAAATAAGGCTTCACCAACCAGCTGATGTAGCAGAACTGCAGAATGGGCTTAAAGATTCGAGAGATCTATGTTTCAGCAGAGGTGTAGCCTATATAGCAGAGCGCGGTAATGCGTGCATAAGATTTGAAGACCTCAACGGAAAGGTTAGGCTAAACCCCAACTCTCTACGCTCACGTGCTGATTTGGAGAGAACGCTAACTGACTATAATCTGTCAATCGAGGGAACCGTCCCTACTCTACGAAATCGTCTTTCTCAGCACTTGTTGCAGCTAGAAGCCAGAGTGACGAAGAACATGTTGCAAACTGATGTGCCGCTTTCGATGCCTGCAGCTGTGTGTGTGGCCAGCGACGACTTGTTACTGTGTGCTGATGATGGTCACCGAGTTGTTTATCAGATTCAGCTGGAACGGAATGGGGTTACAATAAACGGAAAATTACGGAAACTAATAGGCTATCCAGAGGGCATTCATCGCTTGGAGTCGCTTACACTGTCTGATTCTTCAGTTGTGTACTCCGCTGCGGCAAAAAGTCCCCATTGTAACGGTGGCCTGTACTGTTTTGACATCGAATCCAGCGAGGTAACAAATGTGCTTGGAAACATGACTGACAACTGCAGAGAGATCAAGAAAGTAGCAAGATTCAAGGAAACACTAGTTTTTACAGATGTTGGGTGTCGACAAGTAAAGCGGTACAATCCAACGACCAAGGAAGTCGAAACTCTTGCTGGAGATGGTTGCGAAGGAGCGCAAGACGGGACTGAAAAAAGCTGCAGCTTCGTTCAAGTGCACGGCGTATGCAGTGTTTCAGATTCAGTTTTTACAACGGATGCCGCGGCAGGGAAAATCAAGCTTTTGACGGGTTTGTCAGGAACAACCGACTTTTTAAAACACCTTGGCATTCTTTATGACACATTTGGTATTACTTGCAAAGCTGCTACCTCTCAGCCAATTACGCCAGAGCAGGTCATTCAGAATCTGAACACAGTAGATGGGTACATCAAAGCTACAGTCATGAATGTCAAGGAAACCAACAACCTCAAGGAGAACTCAACAACGAACGGTCCTCAAGGAACAGTGTCCCAGAAAACACAAACCTCTATTGAGCTTCTACTGAATGGTGTGAAGAGCCTTGTGAGCAAAGTAACAGTTGTTAATCCAAGCTACAAAGATACTATCGACTGGAAAACATTACTAACCACAATAGTAGAGAATTTACTCGCCGTTTCGCATTTTAAACATGAGACATTTGATGTTCTTCAATATGCCACAGACTTTGGCACCATATAA